The Brachybacterium huguangmaarense genome contains a region encoding:
- a CDS encoding YrdB family protein translates to MEAPRRVGAARDAGSLEGASPALAVALIIRFLVELALLAGAGIVAAHAADGAWRWVAVGASVIVVAVLWGLFLSPKAAIPVPAVVALAMEAVLFLGVGAALFLLGWGAPAVLGVVIWAVDRAAVAVLRR, encoded by the coding sequence ATGGAGGCTCCGCGCCGAGTCGGCGCCGCGCGTGATGCCGGGTCGCTCGAGGGGGCGTCGCCGGCGCTCGCGGTGGCATTGATCATCCGATTCCTGGTCGAGCTCGCGCTGCTCGCCGGGGCCGGCATCGTCGCAGCACACGCGGCCGACGGTGCCTGGCGCTGGGTCGCCGTGGGGGCGTCGGTCATCGTGGTCGCGGTCCTGTGGGGGCTCTTCCTCTCGCCCAAGGCGGCGATCCCGGTCCCCGCCGTCGTGGCCCTCGCGATGGAGGCGGTGCTGTTTCTCGGAGTCGGCGCCGCGCTGTTTCTGCTCGGGTGGGGTGCTCCTGCTGTGCTCGGCGTCGTGATCTGGGCCGTCGATCGTGCTGCCGTCGCCGTGCTCCGGCGTTGA
- the dnaK gene encoding molecular chaperone DnaK, whose product MAKAVGIDLGTTNSVIAVWEAGEGKVIPNAEGARTTPSVVAFTEDGERLVGQLARRQSILNPKGTISSAKRFIGRSFDEIKEEANAVGFDVVEGPNGEARFNIRGKQYAPEEISAQVLRKLVDDASKFLGEKVTEAVITVPAYFNDAQRTATKDAGRIAGLEVLRIINEPTAAALAYGMDKKNHETILVFDLGGGTFDVSLLDVGDGVVEVRSTAGDTHLGGDDFDRRLVDYFADEFKNENGIDLRNDPQALQRLFEAAEKAKIELSSVSQTQVSLPFITADASGPKHLTMTVKRSKFEDLTADLVERCLGPVRQAMTDAKISENDIDEVILVGGSTRIPAVQSLVKRLTGGKEPNMTVNPDEVVAVGAAIQAGVLKGDVDDVLLLDVTPLSLGVETRGGVMTKIIERNTTIPARRSEVFSTAEDNQPSVEIVVLQGEREIAADNRVLGRFELTGIRPAPRGEAQVEVTFDIDANGILNVTAKDKDTGTEQGITISDTSNLDQGEIERMIKEAEQHRADDQALRQAVDARNELDSAAYQVERVLRELGDAAPEHERARAELLITQAREAVQNNVGEQEAKERTGELLQVAQSLAAARANASHAEQPAQDDEDDVVDAEFDK is encoded by the coding sequence ATGGCCAAGGCAGTAGGAATCGATCTGGGAACCACGAACTCCGTTATCGCCGTCTGGGAGGCCGGCGAGGGGAAGGTCATCCCGAACGCGGAGGGAGCCCGCACTACCCCGTCGGTGGTCGCTTTCACCGAGGACGGTGAACGGCTAGTGGGGCAGCTTGCCCGCCGGCAGAGCATCCTCAACCCGAAGGGCACCATCTCGTCCGCCAAGCGTTTCATCGGCCGGTCCTTCGACGAGATCAAGGAGGAAGCCAACGCCGTCGGCTTCGACGTCGTGGAAGGCCCCAACGGCGAAGCACGGTTCAACATCCGCGGCAAGCAGTACGCGCCGGAGGAGATCAGCGCCCAGGTGCTGCGCAAGCTCGTCGACGACGCCAGCAAGTTCCTCGGTGAGAAGGTGACCGAGGCCGTCATCACCGTTCCCGCCTACTTCAACGACGCCCAACGCACCGCGACCAAGGACGCCGGACGCATCGCCGGGCTCGAGGTGCTGCGCATCATCAACGAGCCCACCGCCGCCGCACTGGCGTACGGAATGGACAAGAAGAACCACGAGACCATCCTGGTGTTCGACCTCGGTGGCGGCACGTTCGATGTCAGCCTCCTCGACGTGGGCGACGGGGTCGTCGAAGTGCGATCCACCGCCGGTGACACCCACCTGGGCGGCGACGACTTCGACCGCCGGCTGGTGGACTACTTTGCCGACGAGTTCAAGAACGAGAACGGCATCGACCTGCGCAACGACCCGCAGGCGCTGCAGCGACTGTTCGAGGCGGCCGAGAAGGCGAAAATCGAGCTCAGCTCGGTGTCCCAGACCCAGGTGAGCCTGCCCTTCATCACCGCCGACGCCAGTGGGCCCAAGCACCTGACCATGACCGTGAAGCGGTCCAAGTTCGAAGACCTCACCGCTGACCTCGTTGAGCGGTGCCTCGGTCCGGTGCGTCAGGCGATGACCGACGCGAAGATCAGCGAGAACGATATCGACGAGGTCATCCTCGTGGGCGGTTCCACCCGCATCCCCGCTGTCCAATCGCTCGTCAAGCGGCTCACCGGCGGCAAGGAGCCGAACATGACGGTGAACCCCGATGAGGTGGTCGCTGTGGGCGCCGCCATCCAGGCGGGCGTCCTCAAGGGCGACGTCGACGACGTGCTGCTGCTGGATGTCACCCCGCTGTCGCTGGGTGTGGAGACCCGCGGTGGCGTGATGACGAAGATCATCGAGCGCAACACCACCATCCCCGCCCGACGCAGCGAGGTGTTCTCCACGGCCGAAGACAACCAGCCGTCGGTGGAGATCGTCGTCCTGCAGGGCGAGCGGGAGATCGCCGCGGACAACCGGGTGCTGGGCCGGTTCGAGCTCACCGGCATCCGCCCCGCTCCTCGCGGTGAAGCGCAGGTCGAGGTCACCTTCGACATCGACGCGAACGGCATCCTGAACGTGACGGCGAAGGACAAGGACACCGGCACCGAGCAGGGCATCACCATCAGTGACACCTCGAATCTGGACCAGGGCGAGATCGAACGGATGATTAAGGAAGCCGAGCAGCACCGGGCTGACGACCAGGCGCTGCGCCAGGCCGTGGACGCCCGCAACGAGCTGGACTCCGCCGCCTACCAGGTCGAGCGGGTACTGCGTGAGCTCGGCGACGCTGCACCGGAGCACGAGCGTGCCCGCGCGGAGCTGCTCATCACGCAGGCCCGCGAGGCAGTGCAGAACAACGTCGGCGAGCAGGAAGCGAAAGAGCGCACCGGCGAGCTGCTGCAGGTTGCGCAGTCCCTTGCTGCGGCCCGCGCGAACGCCAGCCACGCTGAGCAGCCCGCTCAGGACGACGAAGACGACGTCGTCGACGCCGAGTTCGACAAGTAG